One Aegilops tauschii subsp. strangulata cultivar AL8/78 chromosome 2, Aet v6.0, whole genome shotgun sequence genomic window, CCTCGCCTGCTGCGCCATCTGTggccgaggggggggggggggggtatgaaggGAGCGACCCCTCCTGCCTCGCCTTCTTCGTCTCGTCGACTTCTGCTTGGGGGTGTGGTGGGGGACACtaggggcgtgtttggttgcctgggTAAAGCCCAACCAGGCCCGCGCGGGAAGCAAGAGACCCGTTTGGTTGCCTGGTTTCAGGGTTGGGCCTGCATCGCATGCTTCTTAAAGCAGCCCAGAGCCTGGCCCGCTGGAAACCCAGGAATCGACAGTTTCTCCTGAGCCAGGCCGAGCGGAGCGCAACCGAGTAGGCCCTTGCACGAGTGGAGACGGAAGGGATGCAAGGCGTTTAAGTGGTGTCTTCTTCAACCTCGAGTAAGCTCCTCTCTAATCTCCTCTCTTCCATGCCCCTCTAATCTACACAACGATGCTTCCATTCGTGGTAAGCTCTACACGAAAAAGATGCACCTTGATGCTACGGTTCCATTCAGGCGATCGGTTTGTAGTTTCGTCGGTCGTAAGTTCTTAATCTCGTCTTCCCGTTTGGAGCTATTCTGGACGAATTTTGTCAGATTTGTCGCACACGATCGATCATTTGAAATTTTCTTTGACCAGCAGCCTAATCTCACAGTTCCTCACAACATTCGTGTTGTAAGTTTTCGATTTCGACGATCGTAGCTGCATCTCTCTTTGAACAGCAGCACTGATGCCGCCATGTCGAGCTCCTCTGTCCTCTGCTCAAAGCCCTCCTATTCGTCCCTCTCGATGCCAACGCCCTTCCCCTTGATCTCCTTGCACGCGTCCTACTACACTAGAGTCGTTTTCGGCGTCGCTCATCTCGGCCTACTCTCTGTCGTCCTCCTACTGCACTGACACTGCAATGGCGCGCTCACTGCTTCTTGTGTCCTCTGCCTCCGTGCACACTGCAGTTCGCCGCGCCGCTGACGGGGTCGATCATCTTAGCCTCCTCTCTCTCGCCCTACTACACTGGAGTCATTTCCCGTGTCGATCATCTCGGCCTCCTCTCTCGTCCACTGCACTGACGATAGCATGGCGCGGGCAGTGCATTCTTCTCCTCTGTTGACTGTCTTTGCGCGAGCACCGCAACTAGTTCGCCGACGGTGTCGCTCGCCGTGCCGCCGACGGGGTCGCTCGTCCACGACTCCATGCTCGTCATGTCGGACACGGCGCCACGACCACTATCCACCGCAGTCGCCATGGTCCGGCGCACACTGCATTTCTTCTCCTCCTTCCTCTACTAGCTCTTAACCCTGTGTACTAAGTGCAAGTGCTAACTCTTAATCATACCCCATGCGGGTAACCAAACAGCGTGTAGTTGCATGCGTCGAGacaatgcaggcaaccaaacaacatgCCAAAGTTGATCCACTAATGCAGCCAGTCCATATGCAGGCTGTTTTTCGAGAGCCAGGCTGAGTGGAGAAGCGTATGCAATGCGGGTACTGTTGTCgacggcaaccaaacacgccctaggCAAGCCGCCTTGTCCAGCCCTACCAGCCCGCGTTGCCCTGGGCCGGCGCCATCCCCTGAGGAGTTCTCGGGGGGGATTGGCTTCGGCAAAGAGGGTGACCTCACCTGGAGGTCTTTCGCCCGTCGTGGGTATGCATCGGCCGAGGACTCCCGAGTGCAGCCCGCGCGTGACTCCGAGGGGGTCTCCGGTGCCCGAGCGCTTGACTCTGAGGGGGTCTCCGGCGCCTGCGCCCGTGGAGGTGGGTGCGACTTCTCCAGTAGGGCAGATGGCAGGCGGCCATAGCCCGACTGGCTTGGTGGACATACTACTTTTCAAGAAAATCGCGTTGATACTTGACAACTTTTCCAAACCGAAGAATAATACGTACTACTACTAGATAGGTTCAATGACCAGCCAACCAATTTGGCGCGGTCGTGGCCGCCGGCGGGGAGAAGGGAAGGGCCGGCGCAGTTGGGGAAGGCCTTGTCGACGTACTGTATTATGTTGAGCGAGCCGCGTACAGACATGGCGCCGTGGATCAGCCACAGCTGCACCTTGCTGTGGCGCAGCAGGTCATCGATCCTGTTGTTGTTCCTCGTGTCCTGGTCCTGCTCCACGCAATCGTAGGTCAGGCCCTTGAGGGCGGAGCGTGAGCCGCACCCGCAGCACGTGCCGGCCATTCCGGCGGGTCTTGATTTGCACGTAGCTAAGCTTTGTGTTTGTGGTTATTCCTGCCTGCACGTACTTTCTTGGTGCTTTGGTTGTAATGTTTGACTTTTGAGGATGCAGCGAGAGAGGTCAAATTGTTTGGTTGGTCTTTGAACCATATCTGGCCTGGTTACTATTCTTGGGTTTAGAAAAGTAATCAAGTATGACAAAAAAAGTAGACATACAGATTTTGTAGCAATTGTTACGTAATAAGGATAGCAATTCTGAAAAAAGTACGACCGTACGCCAGCTTATTGCTATCCGTCTAGAAATCTTTGACTCGGACAGGCATGAGCAAACTTTAGCCAGCGGGGAACAGAGAGCAGGCAATGAGGCCTCGTTTGGGTAAATCTTATTCGGCGTTCAAGAAACCGCGTTACGATACTTGACAACTTTTCCAAAGCGAAGAATAATACGTACTACTACTAGGTAGGTAACCAATTTGACCCTCGTGTAATCGTGTCCATCCTTTTGCTCTTCGACAAGTCTACAACTCTACAAATACACACTTCTCCTTCTACCCATCAAACAAACAACCCAACACCAACAAGGGAAAAAACACACAGAGCTAGCCAGCTACGTGCAAAGTTTGAGTTGATTGAAATGGCCGGAGGAGACAACCTGACGCTGGTTGGCATGTGGGCGAGCCCTCACGTCCTGCGAGTGCAGCTCGCGCTCCGCCTTAAGGGCCTGAGCTACGAGTTCGTGGAGATGGTGGGGGAGCAAGGCCTCAAGAACAACAAGAGCGAGCAGCTGCTCCTCAACAGTAAGCTGCCGGTGCTGATCCATGGCGGCAAGCCTATCCGTGGGACGTCGTTGAGCATAATACAGTACATCGACGAGGCCTTCGCTGGCGCCAGCCCCTCCCTCCTTCCCGACGACCACTCCGAGCGTGTTGTGGCTCGTTACTGGGCTGACTTTATCGATGACACGGTATTGTGCTATTTTTTCTAGAATGATTGAAGGTTTTTTTACTAACCTCATCATCAACCGCACAGGAGTTCAAAACATTTTACACGCATGATTGATCGACTTTAATTAAATTCGTCTTCTTCTTATGCTTTGAGTTTCTTTTATGGTAATTATACACTACGGTGGAGTTATTATAGCTTGTACCCTGTGTATGTGCAGCTCGTGAAGGCGATGCACAAGGCGGCATGGGGCAAAACAGACGGGGAGAAGGCCGAGGGGAAGAACCAGGTCGCCTCAGCCGTGGAGACCCTAGAGGGAGCTATGAAAGAGTGCTCCAAGCCCTTCTTTGGAGGCAGCAATGTCGGATATGTGGATGTCGTGCTCGGTAGTCTTCTTGGGTGGGTGCGCGCGACTGACACGATGCAAGGTGTCAAGACCTTCGACGACCCTGCCATCATGCCTCTCCTTGCCATGTGGGCATGCCGCTTTGATGCACTGAAAGCAGTCCAAGTGGTCATGCCAGACATGGGCACGCTGGTCGATTTTGCCATGCCCATGATGTCGGCTCGCCACTCTGGTCGATGGGGCCTCGTCATTTACCTATATGTTTTTGCGGTTCTTCTGCAAATGGTGGCGTCCTATCTCACTTGGTTGGGTCGAGCCGAGGGCAAAGGAGATCCCCAGGACGGAAACCCTTGTTCTCGCCTTCACTGGTTGGCTCCAGGCGCATTACCGTATTGGGGTTGCTATGCCCTTGAAGGCATGGACTTCGTGACCGGATCTATGCCCACGCTGTTTCTTCTCTATGTTTTCGTGAAAGGTTTCAAGAGTAGTATGGTCAGGGTGCTGGTGACGGGAGTCCCTGTGTTAGTCATCACATGGTATTTTCTTACCCTCTACAAGCCGTGTGGCCCTGACACCTTAAACATTACTAGTACATTGATGAGTGCGTTGCCGCGCCCATCCATATTTACCGAATAACTTCAAATAAACAGGAGTATGGCGACACATAACAGGATTGCCGCGCCTTGTGTTGGACATTTATTTTGAATAGAGTTTCGTTGTGTGCATCGTC contains:
- the LOC109735539 gene encoding probable glutathione S-transferase GSTU6, which produces MAGGDNLTLVGMWASPHVLRVQLALRLKGLSYEFVEMVGEQGLKNNKSEQLLLNSKLPVLIHGGKPIRGTSLSIIQYIDEAFAGASPSLLPDDHSERVVARYWADFIDDTLVKAMHKAAWGKTDGEKAEGKNQVASAVETLEGAMKECSKPFFGGSNVGYVDVVLGSLLGWVRATDTMQGVKTFDDPAIMPLLAMWACRFDALKAVQVVMPDMGTLVDFAMPMMSARHSGRWGLVIYLYVFAVLLQMVASYLTWLGRAEGKGDPQDGNPCSRLHWLAPGALPYWGCYALEGMDFVTGSMPTLFLLYVFVKGFKSSMVRVLVTGVPVLVITWYFLTLYKPCGPDTLNITSTLMSALPRPSIFTE